The following proteins come from a genomic window of Alnus glutinosa chromosome 10, dhAlnGlut1.1, whole genome shotgun sequence:
- the LOC133878829 gene encoding protein transport protein Sec61 subunit beta produces the protein MALGGPAPPRGSAAATASMRRRRPTTGGASGGAAGTMLQFYTDDAPGLKISPNVVLVMSIGFIAFVAILHVMGKLYFVKREA, from the coding sequence ATGGCGTTGGGCGGACCAGCTCCCCCGAGGGGAAGTGCAGCAGCTACTGCAAGCATGCGTAGGAGGAGGCCGACGACTGGTGGGGCCTCCGGAGGGGCAGCCGGGACTATGCTCCAGTTTTACACAGACGACGCCCCGGGACTCAAGATCTCTCCGAATGTTGTCCTTGTCATGAGCATTGGCTTCATAGCCTTTGTTGCCATCCTCCATGTCATGGGTAAACTCTACTTTGTGAAAAGAGAAGCATAG
- the LOC133879754 gene encoding uncharacterized protein LOC133879754 produces MVVGRSATPIESSPCKPSINSMALSRYNQSNSQLTIAPPSDSSEGCPAWTMSSLMAVLPESPSPTCSGSSSSPRESTKPEILHSQVLPIEFSTARNQSSSIDTKRHTSSTEVEKWMENAKTFCHFPHPYLQINNHSNAPDNEVSSLTSSSIERSRLSCANTTYGASEAESLDNERHKLLSRHKSYHAFLDEVKRQELDAEIDAWKKAKYLKLVHKLERKEAAINEWELKNAKKAMDEMKKYESKLERERLRALEKTNKRISMVKEEANRKKSKARRSTIEEISAVSRLSGRIQATKSFLLLKLTKKITTNT; encoded by the exons ATGGTGGTGGGAAGAAGTGCAACACCGATAGAGTCCTCCCCATGCAAACCAAGCATCAACTCCATGGCTCTCTCTCGGTACAACCAGAGTAATTCCCAGTTAACAATTGCTCCGCCTTCGGATTCCTCCGAAGGCTGTCCAGCGTGGACCATGAGCTCTCTTATGGCCGTTTTGCCAGAATCTCCATCACCCACTTGCAGCGGTTCCTCCTCCAGCCCTCGAGAATCTACAAAACCAGAAATATTACACTCTCAAGTACTCCCCATTGAGTTTTCCACTGCAAGAAACCAG AGTTCCTCCATTGATACCAAGAGACACACTTCTAGTACTGAAGTAGAAAAATGGATGGAGAATGCCAAAACATTTTGCCATTTTCCCCACCCCTACTTGCAGATCAACAACCATTCAAacg CTCCTGATAATGAAGTTTCGAGCCTGACATCATCTTCAATTGAACGGAGCCGTCTATCATGCGCCAATACCACATACGGCGCCTCCGAAGCCGAAAGCCTCGACAATGAACGCCACAAATTGCTGAGCCGCCATAAATCTTACCATGCTTTTTTGGATGAAGTCAAGAGGCAGGAGCTTGACGCCGAGATTGATGCATGGAAGAAAGCTAAATATCTTAAACTCGTTCACAA ACTGGAAAGGAAAGAAGCTGCTATAAATGAATGGGAGTTGAAGAATGCCAAGAAGGCCATGGATGAGATGAAGAAATATGAG AGCAAGCTGGAGAGAGAACGCTTGCGGGCATTGGAGAAGACAAACAAGAGAATAAGCATGGTCAAAGAGGAGGCAAACAGGAAGAAATCAAAGGCAAGACGATCAACAATTGAGGAGATATCAGCAGTTTCAAGATTATCTGGGAGGATCCAAGCCACCAAAAGTTTTCTATTGCTCAAGCTTACGAAGAAAATAACAACAAACACTtga
- the LOC133879940 gene encoding F-box protein At5g51370-like, translated as MSDSAETNPSPPNHPNPKRARARPLSLPDVFFKDQEALKHAILQMQLHHQHHQSPIATSPSPSSPTTSCSSSSLDLTALSLEHAAPDPTSLLSDTLLLRIFSKLPVSQYHSNSLVCKRWLFLHGRLVQSLKLLDWGFLDSGRLFRRFANVSEADIVRACIRSRRNSGILVTHKAVSVHVDSNFSGNGFIGETDFLPTRVIDQGLKSLAESYPNLRRLVAIGASEDGLLSVAKECQILQELELHCCGDLSLRGISGFTNLQIVKLVGWVDGFYGSVVSDIGLTILAQGCRRLVRLELCGCEGSYDGIKAIGQCCQMLEEMILRDHRMDAGWLAALSYCGNLKTLRLQSCRSIDSSPGPDEHLGLCKTLEGLHLQRCQMRPRDQHGVRALFLVCREVREIVLQDCWGLENEVFGFAGICRGVKLLSLEGCSLLTVEGLELVILSWKELQRLRVVSCNKIKDSEVTPALAALFSVLKELKWRPDCRSLLQSSLAETGLGKKGGRFFKTFKS; from the exons atgtcaGATTCGGCGGAGACAAACCCTAGCCCTCCCAATCACCCGAACCCAAAGAGGGCCAGAGCAAGGCCTCTGAGCCTCCCAGACGTATTTTTCAAAGACCAGGAAGCTCTCAAGCATGCTATTCTCCAGATGCAGCTCCACCACCAGCACCACCAATCCCCTATCGCCACGTCGCCGTCTCCTTCCTCCCCAACAACCTCCTGCTCCTCGTCTTCCCTCGACCTCACCGCCCTTTCCCTAGAACACGCCGCACCCGATCCCACCTCCCTCCTCTCCGACACTCTTCTATTGCGTATCTTCTCCAAGCTTCCTGTATCCCAATACCATTCCAATTCCTTGGTCTGCAAGCGCTGGTTGTTCCTTCACGGTCGCTTGGTGCAATCGCTCAAGCTCTTGGACTGGGGGTTTCTCGACTCGGGTCGGCTTTTTCGCCGGTTCGCCAATGTCTCGGAAGCCGATATCGTCCGCGCCTGTATCCGGTCGCGCCGAAACTCCGGCATTCTCGTGACCCACAAGGCCGTTTCGGTCCACGTCGATTCGAACTTCTCCGGAAATGGGTTTATCGGGGAGACCGATTTCTTGCCGACCCGGGTCATTGACCAGGGGCTCAAGTCGTTGGCCGAGTCGTACCCGAATCTCCGGAGATTGGTGGCTATCGGAGCGAGCGAAGATGGGTTGTTGTCGGTAGCCAAGGAGTGTCAGATACTGCAGGAATTGGAGCTCCATTGTTGTGGGGATTTGAGCTTGAGAGGGATTTCGGGGTTTACGAACTTGCAGATTGTGAAATTAGTCGGTTGGGTTGATGGGTTTTACGGCTCGGTGGTATCGGATATCGGGTTGACGATATTGGCGCAAGGGTGTAGGCGGTTGGTGAGGCTTGAGCTGTGCGGTTGCGAGGGAAGCTATGACGGGATCAAGGCGATTGGGCAGTGCTGCCAGATGCTGGAGGAAATGATTCTGAGAGATCACAGGATGGATGCCGGGTGGTTGGCCGCTTTATCCTATTGTGGGAATTTGAAGACTTTGAGGCTGCAGTCGTGCAGGAGCATCGACTCGAGCCCTGGCCCAGACGAGCATCTGGGGTTGTGTAAGACGCTGGAAGGCTTGCATTTACAGCGGTGTCAAATGCGGCCTAGGGATCAGCACGGCGTGAGAGCGCTGTTTTTGGTGTGTAGGGAGGTTAGGGAGATTGTGTTGCAGGATTGTTGGGGGTTGGAGAATGAGGTTTTCGGATTTGCTGGTATTTGTAG GGGGGTGAAGTTGCTTTCTTTGGAAGGATGCTCATTGCTGACAGTGGAAGGTTTGGAGTTGGTAATCCTTTCTTGGAAGGAGCTTCAAAGACTTAGAGTAGTatcatgtaacaaaataaaggaCAGTGAAGTGACTCCTGCCCTGGCAGCCTTGTTCTCTGTTCTTAAAGAGTTAAAATGGCGACCAGATTGCAGGTCTCTCCTCCAATCAAGTCTTGCTGAGACTGGTTTGGGAAAGAAAGGTGGTCGCTTTTTCAAGACTTTTAAGAGTTGA